In Pseudoxanthomonas indica, the following are encoded in one genomic region:
- a CDS encoding DUF4440 domain-containing protein: MHARVRTRILWVAALWLSCACAHATQTVEAEIAARNAEWARAASATDLAALGSRYADDATLMPEHAKLRRGRDDIHGYLQQWWQQARVTRWERQTDSLDKAGDHLIEIGRYTQRLQREGQPAYDYVGKYLAVWRNSAEGPRVIAELWGASAPFDRALLPELTAPTDTSPAIDTASAPVKRELADRNALITRLVKERKGAEHATLFAADAAYLTYYTPTLRGMDAIRDYFVEHERPGPVTIEAIEIHSDGVHALDAGTTQLEEGRYRVAWRAGGDSGVVEGKSLNLWKRGEDGQWRLFRQAVNHD, from the coding sequence ATGCACGCCAGGGTCCGCACAAGAATCCTGTGGGTGGCGGCGCTTTGGCTGTCCTGCGCCTGCGCCCACGCAACTCAAACGGTCGAAGCGGAGATTGCGGCACGCAATGCCGAGTGGGCGCGCGCCGCCAGCGCGACGGATCTGGCTGCGCTGGGAAGTCGTTACGCCGATGACGCCACGCTGATGCCGGAGCATGCCAAGCTGCGTCGCGGCCGCGACGATATCCATGGCTATCTGCAACAGTGGTGGCAACAGGCACGCGTCACGCGTTGGGAGCGGCAGACCGACAGTCTGGACAAGGCGGGCGATCACCTCATCGAGATAGGCCGCTATACGCAACGCCTGCAGCGCGAAGGACAGCCGGCTTACGACTATGTCGGCAAGTATCTGGCGGTCTGGCGGAATTCCGCGGAGGGGCCGCGCGTCATCGCCGAACTCTGGGGCGCCAGCGCGCCGTTCGACCGCGCTTTGCTGCCGGAGCTGACTGCGCCGACGGACACATCACCTGCAATCGACACCGCCAGCGCGCCGGTCAAACGCGAGCTGGCCGATCGCAATGCATTGATCACCCGCCTCGTGAAGGAACGGAAAGGCGCGGAGCACGCGACGTTGTTCGCCGCCGATGCCGCCTACCTCACCTACTACACGCCCACGCTGCGTGGCATGGACGCGATCCGCGACTACTTCGTCGAGCACGAGCGCCCCGGACCGGTCACCATCGAGGCGATTGAAATCCACAGCGACGGCGTGCACGCGCTGGATGCCGGCACGACTCAACTTGAGGAAGGCCGTTACCGCGTCGCCTGGCGGGCCGGCGGCGACAGTGGCGTGGTGGAAGGCAAGAGCCTGAACCTGTGGAAGCGCGGCGAAGATGGCCAGTGGCGGCTGTTCCGCCAGGCGGTCAATCACGATTAG
- a CDS encoding polysaccharide deacetylase family protein: MKRSGLMAVLAGVAALAASPAHAAQPARFAWPDGHKAAVSLSYDDALDSQLDHAIPALDKQGLKGTFYLQLSRDPVRLRMEEWRQAARNGHELGNHTLFHQCSGSLPDRDWVEPQRNLDTTTAAQMQDQILLANVMLKALDGRDERTLTIPCGDTRAQDGDYRLRVAPAFVAIKWGNGGVIADMDTLDPAAVPVDVPVGVTGAQLIARVEEAAARGTMINFTFHGIGGDYLTVSNEAHEQLLAYLAEHRDTYWVDTFVNLMRYVRGQQHRP; this comes from the coding sequence ATGAAGCGCAGCGGGCTGATGGCCGTCCTGGCGGGAGTCGCGGCGCTGGCCGCGTCCCCCGCGCATGCCGCCCAGCCGGCCCGATTCGCCTGGCCGGACGGGCACAAGGCGGCCGTCAGCCTGTCGTATGACGATGCGCTGGATTCGCAGCTGGATCATGCGATCCCGGCGTTGGACAAGCAGGGACTGAAAGGCACCTTCTATCTGCAGCTGTCACGCGATCCGGTGCGGCTGCGGATGGAGGAATGGCGGCAGGCCGCGCGCAACGGCCACGAGCTGGGCAACCACACGCTGTTCCACCAGTGTTCCGGCTCGCTGCCGGATCGCGACTGGGTCGAGCCGCAGCGCAATCTGGATACCACCACCGCGGCGCAGATGCAGGATCAGATCCTGCTGGCCAACGTGATGCTCAAGGCGCTGGATGGCCGCGACGAACGCACGCTGACCATTCCCTGCGGCGACACCCGCGCGCAGGACGGCGACTATCGGTTGCGGGTGGCGCCCGCATTCGTGGCGATCAAATGGGGCAACGGCGGCGTGATTGCCGACATGGACACGCTGGATCCGGCCGCCGTGCCGGTGGACGTACCGGTGGGTGTCACCGGTGCACAGCTGATCGCGCGGGTGGAGGAAGCGGCCGCGCGCGGGACGATGATCAACTTCACCTTCCACGGCATCGGCGGCGACTACCTCACCGTCTCCAACGAAGCGCACGAACAACTGCTGGCCTACCTGGCCGAACACCGCGACACCTACTGGGTCGACACCTTCGTCAACCTGATGCGCTATGTGCGCGGGCAACAGCACCGGCCGTAA